One window of Theropithecus gelada isolate Dixy chromosome 4, Tgel_1.0, whole genome shotgun sequence genomic DNA carries:
- the CLDN20 gene encoding claudin-20 gives MASAGLQLLAFILALSGVSGVLTATLLPNWKVNVDVGSNIITAIVQLHGLWMDCTWYSTGMFSCALKRSILSLPIHVQAARATMVLACVLSALGICTSTVGMKCTRLGGDRETKRNASFAGGVCFMSAGISSLIPTVWYTKEIIANFLDLTVPESNKHEPGGAIYIGFISAMLLFISGMIFCTSCIKRNPEAWLDPPMQQPISNTQLENNSTHNLKDYV, from the coding sequence ATGGCCTCAGCAGGACTCCAGCTCCTTGCTTTCATCCTGGCCTTATCTGGGGTCTCTGGAGTGCTCACAGCCACCCTGCTGCCCAACTGGAAGGTGAATGTGGATGTGGGCTCCAACATCATAACAGCCATTGTGCAGCTGCACGGGCTCTGGATGGACTGTACGTGGTACAGCACCGGGATGTTCAGCTGTGCCCTGAAACGCTCCATTCTGTCCCTCCCCATCCACGTGCAGGCTGCGAGAGCCACCATGGTCCTGGCGTGTGTTCTGTCTGCTTTGGGGATCTGCACTTCCACAGTAGGAATGAAATGTACTCGCTTAGGAGGGGACAGAGAAACCAAGAGAAATGCTTCCTTTGCTGGAGGAGTCTGTTTCATGTCTGCAGGAATCTCTAGTTTAATCCCGACAGTGTGGTACACAAAGGAGATCATCGCAAACTTTCTGGATTTGACAGTTCCAGAAAGCAACAAACACGAACCTGGAGGAGCTATCTATATCGGATTCATTTCAGCAATGCTGTTGTTTATCTCTGGCATGATTTTCTGCACCTCTTGTATAAAAAGGAATCCAGAAGCTTGGCTCGACCCACCCATGCAGCAGCCTATCTCTAACACACAGCTCGAGAACAATTCCACACACAATCTGAAGGATTACGTGTAA